A window of Phragmites australis chromosome 2, lpPhrAust1.1, whole genome shotgun sequence genomic DNA:
CCCGTATTTTTTCGGCGTATGGTGTACGAAAAGTCAGTTTTTGATAAATGAGGTGTCGaacggatgctaaaattataaatatgatgatatgttatatatttcgataaatacgatcgcatatattatctaattttggataaAAGAGGTAATCACCTTATTTGCATTAATAATCAGGAGAAGAATGAGAAAAATACGCGGTCTCCAACGCTCTCAAGGTTGAAAGTATGGCATCAATGAGTACCTGATGGCCGGAATCGATTTCTTCTCTGTGTTGATGCCGATGAACGCCTTGTAGAGCGTGAGTGCATCGCCTTTGTAGCACAGTGTAGATCGTCTGTTTGTGATGAACGGCGAAGATACGCACCGGAGCACCTGAGGATTGGTCGCAGCAGAAGACGATGGAGTTCATAAAGAGAGTGGAATCGCAGCCCATCTCATTGTCCATGTCTATTCTTACCGTCAGTGTTCTTCTATTGTGGCCGATGTCTCGGTGGAGAACAtacgtgctgataacgtgttgtaGTGTAGATAGTAATTAAGGGAGACAATAGAGTAGCAAATAAACTCTTgtatttattgatcatgatatttacatatttatatacgGAGAAAAGATATTATGAGATGACATATCTGTTAGGAAGACATCTCTCCTTAATAAATATATCTCTTAGTAATTGATAGTTATATCTAGAAGCGtctattcattaaaaaaaacGCAGACGCGTAGCGAGCGAGCGACATGGCGCCAAACGTGTACGGGTATATAATATGCTAGCTCGGGCTGTGTACGTCAGAAGCAGAGGAACCTTTTCTCTCTCagggaagagaaaaaggagcagACTAAGCTAGTTtggattttttatataatattattttattagaaaattataaaaatattatctaaaatAGGAAAATTGCAGAAATAACTGCTAGTCGGTACTTCGGTTACCGATAAGTAGCTAGTCGGTAATTGTGTGCCAATTGgcatatatttttacaattttttcattttgaATAACATTTTTGTAActttctaaaaaatattatttaaaaaagatTCAGCTAGCTTCGTGTAACGTTCCAGTCGGGACACTCGGCTCGACCGTTCCCTTTCCTTGTCGATCCGAGGACTATAAATCCTCACCTGGGGTGGGGCGATGTCTTGCGCTCAGCTCACTGCCTCTGCGGCTCTGCCTCCCGCCCACACGGACAACCTGTGGCGCCAACGAGTGAGCCGCGAGAGCGTGAGGAACGCAACGAAGCAGTCACACTGAGTAGTGGTGGTAGGATGGCGCTATCCACCCCGGCTGCCGTGGTGCTGGAGCTGATGACGATGGGGCAGAAGTCGGCCGCGCACCTCGGGGACCTGCTCCGGGCCGCGTCCCCGGCGTCGCCGCAGGGAGGCGAGCAGCACCAGGAGCTCGCCGCGGAGATCCTCCGCTGCTGCGGCCGCGTGATCGACGCGCTGAGGGCCACGGGCGCCAGGGGCCAGAAGAGGAAGGCGGTGGAGTATGATGACGTCGCAGCAGGTTGTTCTCCTCCTGCGATGCCGCCGAAAAGAAGGTTCGATTGCTGCTTTGCTCATGGAGCATGCACGTCAGCCTCAATTCTTTGACGACGAATAACAAGTTGCCGTTTAATTTCGCAGGGCGCGCGGCGCAGTGGCGCTCCGAGAGGTGAAGAGCGGCACGACGGTGGACGGGTTCATCTGGAGGAAGTACGGGCAGAAGGAAATCAACGGCCGCAAGCACCCGAGGCaagaatctctctctctctctctctctctctctctctctctctctctctctctctctctctctctctctctctctctcctgtcaatagtttttttttctgatgccAAATGTGCTGCATACATGTGGCTGAATCGGTGATTAACTGGATCCATGTCAAATCTCCTGCAGGCTCTACTACCGCTGCGCGTACAGACACCAGGGGTGCACCGCGACCCGGCGGGTGCAGCGGTCGCAGGAGGAGCCCGCGGCGTACGAGATCCACTACTACGGGGAGCACACGTGCAGAGGCGCAGCCGCGTGCCAGGGAGCCGCGCCACCGcccgccgtcgtcgacttcggCTCCAACGCCTGGGGTTGGGGAGGCGCGCCTGctgcctccgagccgcggtggtcCTGGGACGGCGAGATGTCGCACTCGCAGTCACAGGGAtggtcgtcgtcggcgtcgtCGGAGGTGGAGTTTGAGGTGCACACGCTCGAAACGGCCAGAGTTGAGGAGCCAAGCGCGACGCCTTGCTACGCTTCTCCGGTGCTGGAGTTCTTGGACGGCTGCTTCGACTGGGAATCTGTCATCAACGACCCCCTTAATTTCGATTTCGGTGATCTCCATCACGTTGCTACGTTTCAGTAGGCAATAGCATTGCAGCTCAGGAACTCATCTGGGCAGGGCAGTAGTTTTGGATGTGTGTAGTCGCCGTCGCAGCTTCACGCCCGCTCGACCCGGTAGTAAGGCGTGGCAACCTACTAGGGTCACAGAGGCTCTGCCCCAAGAGCAGACCAATTACTCGTAGTTTCTTGTAATATTTCGTTTCAGCAGAGGAATGTTTGAGCTTGAACATGTTGAAGCCTCAGGGGAAAAGAATTGCTACTTGCACGTTAGAAAATGGAGTGAAGAAACAAGATGACGTCTACCTGCACAGGCGGGCATCACAGATAAAATGAACTTGCACCCGGTTCCCATAAGTCCGGCATCATGTGAAACGAAAACAATTCGATTAGACGCAAACCTGACGCCTCCGTGATAACCATAAGCTTTCGGCCAAATCCCGTATTGACTATTGACCGACCTTGATTCATCTCTCCAAGACAATCAAAGGGTAATGACCGTAGTGGCATTTCCCACGAGGAAAAAGCATACTTAAGCACTGCAAAGCTCAGCGATGATCGAAATTATA
This region includes:
- the LOC133909022 gene encoding transcription factor WRKY45-2-like; protein product: MALSTPAAVVLELMTMGQKSAAHLGDLLRAASPASPQGGEQHQELAAEILRCCGRVIDALRATGARGQKRKAVEYDDVAAGCSPPAMPPKRRARGAVALREVKSGTTVDGFIWRKYGQKEINGRKHPRLYYRCAYRHQGCTATRRVQRSQEEPAAYEIHYYGEHTCRGAAACQGAAPPPAVVDFGSNAWGWGGAPAASEPRWSWDGEMSHSQSQGWSSSASSEVEFEVHTLETARVEEPSATPCYASPVLEFLDGCFDWESVINDPLNFDFGDLHHVATFQ